The nucleotide window CCGAAGCAAAGTATCGCGGCCCCTACGAGAGGCTGGCGCACGAGCTTGGCATGGACGGTGCCGATGAGCTCCTCCGGCGAGTGATCGACCTGCGCCACGAGCTGGACATCGAGGAGCGGCTTGCGGATCTCGGGAGCATCGAGGCAGGGAGCTTCGAGGAGCACGTGGGGGAGATGGCCGAGGCCGCGATCCATGACCGCTGCACCCCCACCAACCCGCGTCCAGTGTCGAAGCAGGACCTCGTCAACCTCTATCGCGACGCCTACAGCGGCTAGTCGGCGCGCCGTCCCCGCAGGCGTGCCTCGGGGTTACGCAAGCGCACGGCCAAGGTGGCCGCCCCTCTCGTCGCATGAGCGCCCATGGCGCCCCTGGCGATGAAGGATGGCCGTCCGTCGGGCGAGGTCTTGACACTGACAGGACGTAATCATCTAGAAAGGGCAGTGTGGGTGAGGCCGCCGGCCGTTCGGAGGTTGTGAGAGTGGATAGCGGACAAGAGCAGATACGCGTCGTCCAAGAGACCGTCTCGGGCAAGGAGATCACCCTTGCCCACGTGATCGGTGGCCCCGAGCCGGTCATCTACACCAAGCTCGGCCTCGATCCCTCGGTGGACTACGGATCGAGCGCGCTTGGGATCATGAACATCACGCCTCCCGAGTCCGCCGTGATCGCGTCGGACATCGCCATCAAGAGCGCTGACGTGTACCTCGGCTTTGCAGACCGCTTCACCGGGACCATGATCATCAGCGGGGAGATCGCGGACGTCACGACAGCCATCACTCAGGTGGTGGAGTTCTTCCGTGACACGCTGGGATACGTCAGCTGCAAGGTCACGAAGCGCTAGGGGCGCATGGTGGTGGAGAGGGTCACGAGGGAGCAGCTCTTCGAACAGGTCTTTCGCGGGGATTTGCCCTGCGGTGCGAATGGCGAGATGCGCATCACGAGGGTGCGCGTCCCGGGTCGCGAAGTGGATCTCGCGCACGTGATGGGCGTCTCGAGACGCCGGGTGTGCGAGATGCTGGGACTCGACATCGGCGTGCACGAGGGCGAGGATCACACGGGCGAGGCCCTGGGCCTCATGCGGTTCACGCCGTGGGAGGCCGTGGTCGTGGCTGCCGACATGGCGGTCAAGTGCGGTTCCATCGAGATCGGCTTCATGGACCGGTTCAATGGGTCCCTCATCCTGACCGGCGGCATCGCGGAGGTAGAGAGTGCGGAGCAGGAGGTTCTCGACTACTTCGGCAACGTGCTCGGATTCCACGTGTGCCAGATGACGCGCAGGTAGGAGGGGAGATGAAGCGACTTTTCCTGATGGGTCGCAGCGAGGCTGGCAAGACCTCCCTGACCCAGGCCCTGCGCGGCGAGAAGCTGCACTACCACAAGACGCAGTACACCTACGCTGACGGAGACGCCATCGACACGCCGGGCGAGTACTCGGAGTCCAAGCAGGTGGGCGTGGGGCTGGTGTGCTTCTCGTTTGAGTCGGACGTCGTTGCGATCCTCGTCGCCGCCAACGAGCCGTTCTGCGTCTTCGCACCAAACTGCAACGCGTTTCTCAACCGTCCGCTGATCGGGATCATTACTAAGATAAACGCGCCCAATGCGAACGTGCCCATGGCGCGCCAATGGCTGCAGAACTGCTGCTGCGAGCGTATCTTCCTGGTAGACAACAGTACGGGCGAGGGAATCTCCGAGCTTCGGGACTACCTTGCGGAGGACGTGCCCACGATATCGCTAGAAGAGGCCAAGGCGCGCCAACGCGTGGGACGTCGTGACTGGGCGTGACAGAATCCTGGATGTAACAAAATCGACAGGTATGTGTGCTTTGGAGACGTGGCACGGGAAGGCATCCGCATGCGTCGTGCACTTAAAAGAAATTGATGTGGTCCCCGACCAGCACATATACGTTTCTTTTCTATTTGGTGGAAGACCTGCGACCATCGGACTGCCACGAAGTGCCCAAAAAGCTCCCCGTAGGGGGGGGTTCGGTGCAGTCCGAACCACACATAACCCCCAAAAATGTTGCATCGGGCTCCCAGGTGCGGGACCACGAGCGAAATCGAACCCCCTGACAGGTGGGAAACCCTCCGCTCGACAGGCGAGGGCGCCCATCGGGAGAGGTCCCGATGGGCGCCCAGGGTCTTGGCGCCATTTGCTTGCGTGCCGATCCGACGTGCCGCTGGTGCTAACTGGTGCCGACTTCTGCCCCTAGACTAGCCAAAGTAGCGCTTGAGCAGGCCAGCGAAGGCCTTGCCGTGACGGGCCTCGTCGCGGGCCATCTCGTGGACGGTGTCGTGGATGGCATCGAGGTTTGCGGCCTTGGCGCGCTTGGCCAGGTCGAACTTGCCAGCGGTGGCACCGTTTTCGGCCTCGACGCGCAGCTCGAGGTTCTTCTTGGTGGAGTCGGTCACGACCTCGCCGAGAAGTTCGGCAAAGCGGGATGCGTGATCGGCCTCCTCGAAGGCGGCCTGACGATAGTACATGCCTACCTCGGGGTAGCCCTCGCGCATGGCGACACGAGACATGGCCAGGTACATGCCCACCTCAGAGCACTCGCCGTTGAAGTTGGCGCGCAGGTCCTCGATGATGTCCTCGGAGACGCCCTCGGCCTTGCCCACGCCCACGACGTGCTCGGCGGCCCAGCTCAGCTCACCCTCCTGCTTGGTGAAGCGCTCGCCTGCGCATCCGCAGGTGGGACATTTGTAGTCGGCGGGCAGCTCGTCGCCGTCGAACTCCTCGACGTAGCCACAAACGGGACAGACAAACTTCATGGCACTTCCTCCCTCTTGTCCGGGTGGGGATGCCACCCGGACCCCTCTCCATTCCCTTTCCTGATGTCACTGGTTAGCTTCCCTGGCATCTGCTTCCCCTCCGGAGAGATCCCTTGGAGAGCTAATTAGTAACGATTACTATTATGTAGACGATGCTAGTGCTGTCAAGCAATAATTGCGATAATCTTAGTAACAGAGTGTAAGCACAGGGGAACTTGGCTTGCGACAGGCTTGCGACAGGCAAGCGACAGGCAACGATGCAAGGGATGGCGACGAATGGCAGACAGGAGAAACACGCGACAGCGTCAGCTGGTGCTGGACGCCGTGCGGTCCCGGTGCGACCATCCTACGGCTGATCAGGTCTACCAGGTGGTACGTGCGCAGGACTGTCATGTGAGCCGCGCGACCGTCTATCGCAACCTGCATCTCCTCGCAGACGCCGGTGACATCCTCTCGATCAAGGTCCCCGGAGGCGAGCGCTTCGACCTTCGGGCTGACGCTCACCCCCATATCATCTGCTCCAGCTGTGGCAGGGTGGCAGACGTCCCCTTCGAGAGGGGCGGCGCATACGAAGACACTTTGGACGAGCGTGCCTCGTTGGTCACATCGTGGCAGGTCAGCACTCACTCGCTCGTCTTCACGGGGCTCTGCCCCCACTGCGTCGCCGAGATGCGGCGTCAGCAGCTGTCCCAGCCACAGGCACGCCAGCCACAGCTGTCCCGGCGATAGGCATGCCAGCTGCAGGGATACGGCCGCAGGCATGGTGACTGCCGGCACTCTCGGCCATGGGCGTGGTTCAGTGACCGGGCGTCCAGAGCCAGGCGTGCAGCGCCGGGCGTGCAGGCGTCACGGGCGTTACGGCGTCGTGTTCCTCTCGGCAGCGAGGGCTTCGCGCAGGCGCCCGTAGTGGAGAAAGATGCCCGCCTCGTCGAGCGAGGCGATTTCGTCCCAGGTGGCAATCCTGAAGTCCGTGGCCTCGCTCGTCCGCAGGCGGATGTCGGCAGGTGCGAGATCGAGCGTGAAGTGGTAGACGTCCACGAAGTAGTTGTCCCCATGCGCAAGGTCAACGTTGCGGTAGCTGTAGACAGGGGGCCGTGCCTGGGCCTGCGCGGCCACGTCGAGGCCAACCTCCTCGCGTACCTCGCGTGCGACGGCCTGGGCAGACGACTCGCCCGCCACAGCTCCACCACCGGTGACCTCCCACCACCCGGCCGCCCACCCCTTGTCCGGCGTCCGCCGTGTGATCAGGACGCGACCATGGGCGTCCTCGATGAGGGCGAGGACATAGAGCATGAACTGTCCCTCGCGCAGGAAGCTGCCCTTGCGGGGGACGACCTCTCCCGTGGGCCTGCGTTGCTCGTCGTAGATATCGATCAGCTCTGCCATGCATGCTCCGTGCCGTGATGCGTGCCCGATGCGGGCTCGGCGCTTCGCGCTATGCCTCGATGAGGTAGGCGTTTACGATCTCGCCGAAGTACATGATGTGCTCGTCCTTGTTCGAGCCGGTCGCGCGACCGTCGACGTCCTGCGGGTAGTAGCTGGCCTGGATCTCGGGCGGGTAGAGCGCAAGCTCCTGTTCCTGGCGGTAGACGACCTTGCACTCCAGCGTCAGCGGAAGCTCTGCGATGCCGGGAACGGACACCACATCGGAGTCCACGAGCGTGAGGCCTGCCAGTGCGACCTTGTCGACCTCGTCCCCACGCATGCTTCCACAGATGCCCAGGGCCTTGCGCGCAGCCTCGCGCGTGCGTGCGGCCCGGTTCTCCCCGCTGGCACCCGCGGCCGCGCCTGCATCCGCGATCGCAGGCACGTTGATGGTGAACTCGGGGTTCTCGTCCAGCAGCGTGACGGTCGAGCGGTGCTTGCGCACGTAGGCGACAAAGACGGGCCGTCCCCAGTTGGTGCCCAGCGTGCCCCACGCGATGGTCATGGAGTTGACCTTCTCGCCGGCCTTCGAGGTGAGCAGGACCCCCTTGGGAATGGCCTTGACGATCTCGTCGGCGTAGTCGCTGATGTCGTCGATGTGGCGCTTGCCTGCCATGATGGTGCCCCTTTCGTGTGACGTGCGCGCCGCGCCTGCCGACCCTTTCCCGCAGACGCCTCGGGAACGTGGTCATGTGCCAGATGGCATAGGCGTAGACGAGGTTGCTGAACAGCTCGATGGATGCGGCGTGCCTCTCCCTCGACTGCATGCGACCTTTTCTGCGATTGGTGACATTGTCAACCCAAACCTTGGTTCGGAGTCAAGCGTCGCGAAAAAACAGGCTTATGGCAGCGAGACGGGCGTGGGTGGATGCAAACATCGAGCCGGGACGCTCCTTCGCGGATGACATGGGGGCCTGTGCTGTGTTTATACGATATTGCATATTTTAATAATTAACATAATTTGAGAAAATTGAATACAATGTGAGGAGAATAGAGGGGAACGTCTATGACCGGGAGGAGCTGCATGTTCTCGAACCCCTTCACGCCCATCTTCGGAGGCCGACCGGACTTCTTCTTCGGTCGCAAGGCCGTCCTCACACGCTTTGACGCCGCGATGGTTGACCAGGGCAGCGAGGATCGTGTGCTCTTCGTCACGGGGAACAGGGGGTGCGGAAAGACCGCCCTTCTCGAACAGATCTCGATGCGAGCCCAGGCAAGCGGGCGCAAGGTGGTGGACCTTGGTGCCGAGCATACCGTCGAGCTGCTCATGCGTCATCTGGTGCGTGATGACGAGCTGACTCGTGGCATCAATCCCGCGGCGAGCGTCAGTCTCATGGGCGCCGGCGTCTCGCTCAGCGGTGTGTCGTCCAGCAAGACGACGCACCTTGGCGTGCAGGACTTGGGGCTGGTCTTCCTCGAGGCATGCGCAGGGCAGAAGAAAGGCGTCCTGGTCACCATCGATGAGGTGCAGAAGGTCTCCCTCGAGGACATGTCTGCGATCTGCGGCGCGT belongs to Olsenella uli DSM 7084 and includes:
- a CDS encoding ferritin family protein, producing the protein MKFVCPVCGYVEEFDGDELPADYKCPTCGCAGERFTKQEGELSWAAEHVVGVGKAEGVSEDIIEDLRANFNGECSEVGMYLAMSRVAMREGYPEVGMYYRQAAFEEADHASRFAELLGEVVTDSTKKNLELRVEAENGATAGKFDLAKRAKAANLDAIHDTVHEMARDEARHGKAFAGLLKRYFG
- a CDS encoding EutP/PduV family microcompartment system protein, which gives rise to MKRLFLMGRSEAGKTSLTQALRGEKLHYHKTQYTYADGDAIDTPGEYSESKQVGVGLVCFSFESDVVAILVAANEPFCVFAPNCNAFLNRPLIGIITKINAPNANVPMARQWLQNCCCERIFLVDNSTGEGISELRDYLAEDVPTISLEEAKARQRVGRRDWA
- a CDS encoding NUDIX hydrolase; its protein translation is MAELIDIYDEQRRPTGEVVPRKGSFLREGQFMLYVLALIEDAHGRVLITRRTPDKGWAAGWWEVTGGGAVAGESSAQAVAREVREEVGLDVAAQAQARPPVYSYRNVDLAHGDNYFVDVYHFTLDLAPADIRLRTSEATDFRIATWDEIASLDEAGIFLHYGRLREALAAERNTTP
- a CDS encoding BMC domain-containing protein, which gives rise to MDSGQEQIRVVQETVSGKEITLAHVIGGPEPVIYTKLGLDPSVDYGSSALGIMNITPPESAVIASDIAIKSADVYLGFADRFTGTMIISGEIADVTTAITQVVEFFRDTLGYVSCKVTKR
- a CDS encoding Fur family transcriptional regulator, which codes for MADRRNTRQRQLVLDAVRSRCDHPTADQVYQVVRAQDCHVSRATVYRNLHLLADAGDILSIKVPGGERFDLRADAHPHIICSSCGRVADVPFERGGAYEDTLDERASLVTSWQVSTHSLVFTGLCPHCVAEMRRQQLSQPQARQPQLSRR
- a CDS encoding flavin reductase family protein, translating into MAGKRHIDDISDYADEIVKAIPKGVLLTSKAGEKVNSMTIAWGTLGTNWGRPVFVAYVRKHRSTVTLLDENPEFTINVPAIADAGAAAGASGENRAARTREAARKALGICGSMRGDEVDKVALAGLTLVDSDVVSVPGIAELPLTLECKVVYRQEQELALYPPEIQASYYPQDVDGRATGSNKDEHIMYFGEIVNAYLIEA
- a CDS encoding BMC domain-containing protein translates to MVVERVTREQLFEQVFRGDLPCGANGEMRITRVRVPGREVDLAHVMGVSRRRVCEMLGLDIGVHEGEDHTGEALGLMRFTPWEAVVVAADMAVKCGSIEIGFMDRFNGSLILTGGIAEVESAEQEVLDYFGNVLGFHVCQMTRR